From one Sphaeramia orbicularis chromosome 9, fSphaOr1.1, whole genome shotgun sequence genomic stretch:
- the ccdc157 gene encoding coiled-coil domain-containing protein 157 isoform X1, which translates to MTQFLGRQDCIESLRKDLVDLQGAILDVFSRTGPVRFSSWKFPDKLSCNLDMVALLDQYDFVDGEDAFNQHSHIVLLELVIDRLLLLQQSFSVYIEQLKSTYRRQQTKEKGYVSLGLVVRNYWSNLVQLGTHKGPYKDTKKQATTHIFECDETETLSCASSQLTSRSDCSHCSSARSSSRSLKFLSQNHVPLSPTQSTPCFSKVNTHNVGCQTFESALVPCDACYQVQSVLRKTADALVEMFESEGLPSSLQPLSVAMQETMELGHMTAGDVAQWASEELRDMRRLAKHLQDVRGTVQPLRDRLVVAEIDRDRFRSEMKKAQKELKEKMENYQTSTVQLEFSLQKAQRSVKETEQRLQEEQQKLKRDILSLGESNSKLEEKIAAQQDTLHALGHEKEVLQEKVKALQKEEKAFHDLQGRIQQLQSEISEAQLLFDKESAKYHSACRQQESMQAKQKSLLERVDALDEECEELQRQLGEKEERQTELHNQLQQMSEEKEQQQAKLTQQQESFSKLEKEKQTLETRIAELKNNVAELKEHVHACKDRERLLVAFPELSPLSQAQPQSTGNVILDMEQQLQANCLRIQVLEQENTALQSSLVKLKERAQYDASKETSPQQTWNNSVLSETEKKHQNHMMQLQKNLLQSSSSAAHLGYSNSRKEATGGESGLESAGSKDSVSTATSPSSIQIHLKTLHLSTGSAAAKGRTKAHTSSFLFHSRGLNQRKK; encoded by the exons CAGAACAGGACCGGTCCGTTTTTCCTCCTGGAAGTTCCCGGACAAACTCTCCTGTAATCTGGATATGGTGGCTCTGCTGGACCAGTATGACTTTGTGGACGGGGAGGATGCGTTCAACCAGCACTCCCACATTGTTTTACTGGAGCTGGTAATTGACAG ACTGCTGCTTCTTCAACAAAGCTTTAGTGTTTACATTGAGCAGCTGAAGAGCACATACAGGAGACAGCAAACTAAGGAGAAAGGATATGTGTCACTTGGTCTTGTAGTCAGAAATTACTGGAGTAATTTAGTTCAACTTGGCACTCATAAG GGTCCATACAAAGATaccaaaaaacaggcaacaacACATATTTTTGAGTGTGATGAAACAGAGACACTGTCATGTGCCTCCTCACAATTGACTTCAAGGAGTGACTGTAGTCATTGCTCATCTGCCAGGTCTTCATCAAGGTCTTTAAAGTTTTTATCACAGAATCATGTACCTTTAAGTCCCACGCAGAGCACCCCGTGTTTTTCTAAAGTCAACACTCATAATGTAGGCTGTCAGACATTTGAATCAGCTCTTGTTCCTTGTGATGCGTGTTATCAAGTGCAATCAGTTTTGAGAAAGACAGCAGATGCTTTGGTAGAAATGTTTGAGAGTGAGGGCCTGCCTTCCTCTCTACAGCCACTCTCAGTGGCCATGCAGGAAACGATGGAACTGGGCCATATGACAGCCGGTGATGTTGCCCAGTGGGCCAGTGAGGAGCTCAGGGACATGCGGCGTCTGGCAAAACATCTACAAGACGTGCGAGGTACGGTGCAGCCTCTGAGGGACAGACTAGTGGTTGCAGAGATAGATCGGGACAGATTCAGATCTGAGATGAAAAAAGCACAGAAAGAGCTCAAAGAAAAGATGGAAAATTACCAGACCAGCACAGTCCAGCTAGAATTTTCATTGCAGAAGGCTCAGAGATCTGTAAAAGAAACAGAGCAAAGGCTACAAGAGGAGCAACAAAAACTCAAAAGAg ACATTTTATCCCTGGGGGAAAGTAATtcaaaactggaagaaaaaataGCAGCACAACAGGATACATTACATGCACTGG GGCATGAAAAGGAGGTGCTGCAAGAGAAAGTGAAAGCCTTGCAAAAAGAGGAAAAGGCCTTCCATGACCTGCAGGGCAGGATCCAACAGTTACAGAGTGAAATCTCTGAGGCTCAGCTCCTTTTTGACAAAGAGAGTGCCAAATACCACAGTGCTTGTCGTCAGCAAGAG TCAATGCAGGCAAAGCAGAAATCTCTATTAGAGAGAGTGGATGCCCTTGATGAGGAGTGTGAGGAGCTGCAGAGGCAGCTGGGAGAAAAAGAGGAGAGACAGACTGAGCTCCACAATCAGCTGCAGCAGATGTCAGAGGAGAAAGAACAACAGCAGGCTAAGCTTACTCAACAACAG GAGTCTTTTTCTAAACTTGAGAAGGAGAAGCAGACACTGGAAACACGCATAGCAGAGCTGAAGAACAACGTGGCTGAGCTAAAGGAGCATGTGCACGCTTGTAAAGACAGGGAGAGACTCTTGGTGGCTTTTCCAGAGCTCAGCCCCCTGTCTCAAGCCCAGCCACAGA GTACAGGAAATGTTATTTTGGATATGGAGCAACAACTTCAAGCCAACTGCCTTCGTATACAGGTTTTGGAACAGGAGAACACAGCCCTACAGAGCAGCCTTGTGAAACTGAAGGAAAGAGCACAATATGATGCCAGCAAA GAAACCTCACCTCAACAAACATGGAACAACTCTGTGCTCAgtgaaacagaaaagaaacatcAAAATCACATGATGCAATTGCAGAAAAATCTATT GCAGAGCAGCAGCAGTGCGGCACACCTCGGATACAGTAACAGCAGGAAGGAAGCCACAGGAGGAGAAAGTGGTCTGGAGTCAGCTGGGTCAAAGGATAGTGTGTCCACTgccacctccccctcctccataCAAATTCACCTTAAAACTCTCCACCTCAGCACAGGCTCTGCTGCTGCTAAAGGCCGCACAAAAGCACAtacctcttcttttctttttcactcCAGAGGATTGAACCAGAGGAAAAAATGA
- the ccdc157 gene encoding coiled-coil domain-containing protein 157 isoform X2: protein MTQFLGRQDCIESLRKDLVDLQGAILDVFSRTGPVRFSSWKFPDKLSCNLDMVALLDQYDFVDGEDAFNQHSHIVLLELVIDRLLLLQQSFSVYIEQLKSTYRRQQTKEKGYVSLGLVVRNYWSNLVQLGTHKGPYKDTKKQATTHIFECDETETLSCASSQLTSRSDCSHCSSARSSSRSLKFLSQNHVPLSPTQSTPCFSKVNTHNVGCQTFESALVPCDACYQVQSVLRKTADALVEMFESEGLPSSLQPLSVAMQETMELGHMTAGDVAQWASEELRDMRRLAKHLQDVRGTVQPLRDRLVVAEIDRDRFRSEMKKAQKELKEKMENYQTSTVQLEFSLQKAQRSVKETEQRLQEEQQKLKRDILSLGESNSKLEEKIAAQQDTLHALGHEKEVLQEKVKALQKEEKAFHDLQGRIQQLQSEISEAQLLFDKESAKYHSACRQQESMQAKQKSLLERVDALDEECEELQRQLGEKEERQTELHNQLQQMSEEKEQQQAKLTQQQESFSKLEKEKQTLETRIAELKNNVAELKEHVHACKDRERLLVAFPELSPLSQAQPQSTGNVILDMEQQLQANCLRIQVLEQENTALQSSLVKLKERAQYDASKETSPQQTWNNSVLSETEKKHQNHMMQLQKNLL, encoded by the exons CAGAACAGGACCGGTCCGTTTTTCCTCCTGGAAGTTCCCGGACAAACTCTCCTGTAATCTGGATATGGTGGCTCTGCTGGACCAGTATGACTTTGTGGACGGGGAGGATGCGTTCAACCAGCACTCCCACATTGTTTTACTGGAGCTGGTAATTGACAG ACTGCTGCTTCTTCAACAAAGCTTTAGTGTTTACATTGAGCAGCTGAAGAGCACATACAGGAGACAGCAAACTAAGGAGAAAGGATATGTGTCACTTGGTCTTGTAGTCAGAAATTACTGGAGTAATTTAGTTCAACTTGGCACTCATAAG GGTCCATACAAAGATaccaaaaaacaggcaacaacACATATTTTTGAGTGTGATGAAACAGAGACACTGTCATGTGCCTCCTCACAATTGACTTCAAGGAGTGACTGTAGTCATTGCTCATCTGCCAGGTCTTCATCAAGGTCTTTAAAGTTTTTATCACAGAATCATGTACCTTTAAGTCCCACGCAGAGCACCCCGTGTTTTTCTAAAGTCAACACTCATAATGTAGGCTGTCAGACATTTGAATCAGCTCTTGTTCCTTGTGATGCGTGTTATCAAGTGCAATCAGTTTTGAGAAAGACAGCAGATGCTTTGGTAGAAATGTTTGAGAGTGAGGGCCTGCCTTCCTCTCTACAGCCACTCTCAGTGGCCATGCAGGAAACGATGGAACTGGGCCATATGACAGCCGGTGATGTTGCCCAGTGGGCCAGTGAGGAGCTCAGGGACATGCGGCGTCTGGCAAAACATCTACAAGACGTGCGAGGTACGGTGCAGCCTCTGAGGGACAGACTAGTGGTTGCAGAGATAGATCGGGACAGATTCAGATCTGAGATGAAAAAAGCACAGAAAGAGCTCAAAGAAAAGATGGAAAATTACCAGACCAGCACAGTCCAGCTAGAATTTTCATTGCAGAAGGCTCAGAGATCTGTAAAAGAAACAGAGCAAAGGCTACAAGAGGAGCAACAAAAACTCAAAAGAg ACATTTTATCCCTGGGGGAAAGTAATtcaaaactggaagaaaaaataGCAGCACAACAGGATACATTACATGCACTGG GGCATGAAAAGGAGGTGCTGCAAGAGAAAGTGAAAGCCTTGCAAAAAGAGGAAAAGGCCTTCCATGACCTGCAGGGCAGGATCCAACAGTTACAGAGTGAAATCTCTGAGGCTCAGCTCCTTTTTGACAAAGAGAGTGCCAAATACCACAGTGCTTGTCGTCAGCAAGAG TCAATGCAGGCAAAGCAGAAATCTCTATTAGAGAGAGTGGATGCCCTTGATGAGGAGTGTGAGGAGCTGCAGAGGCAGCTGGGAGAAAAAGAGGAGAGACAGACTGAGCTCCACAATCAGCTGCAGCAGATGTCAGAGGAGAAAGAACAACAGCAGGCTAAGCTTACTCAACAACAG GAGTCTTTTTCTAAACTTGAGAAGGAGAAGCAGACACTGGAAACACGCATAGCAGAGCTGAAGAACAACGTGGCTGAGCTAAAGGAGCATGTGCACGCTTGTAAAGACAGGGAGAGACTCTTGGTGGCTTTTCCAGAGCTCAGCCCCCTGTCTCAAGCCCAGCCACAGA GTACAGGAAATGTTATTTTGGATATGGAGCAACAACTTCAAGCCAACTGCCTTCGTATACAGGTTTTGGAACAGGAGAACACAGCCCTACAGAGCAGCCTTGTGAAACTGAAGGAAAGAGCACAATATGATGCCAGCAAA GAAACCTCACCTCAACAAACATGGAACAACTCTGTGCTCAgtgaaacagaaaagaaacatcAAAATCACATGATGCAATTGCAGAAAAATCTATTGTAG